The genomic interval GGAGCGAAGTGTTCCGGGAAGCCGCGCGCAACCTCCTCGGCGAGTTCGAGGACAAACGCCTCGAAGACCGCGAACTCCTCGGCGTCGTCACCGTCCTCTTCGACTACCAGAGCACGACCGTCGAGGAACGCATGATTCGACTCCGCCACGAGTACGAGGGCCTCGTCTCCTCGAACGTCCACAACCACGTCGGCGACCACTACTGCATGGAACTGTTCATCCTCGACGGCACGCTCGAAGACATCTCGGAGTTCGTCGGGCGCGTCCGCGCGACCCAGGACACGCTCACCGTCGACTACTCCGTTATTCCCGTCGACGGCTTCGCCGGACTCTGAGGCGCGTACAGTTTCTTCCGCGCGTCGAGCGGATACACGCGCTCGTCCACCAGGTCGGCGTCCGCGAGCAACCCGATAGCGTGCCTGGTGGTGCGCTTCGACAACCGACTGCGCTCCCTGATGTCCGCCTGCGTCAGCGGCGACTCCGTCTCCAGCACCTTGTACACGAGCTTCGCGCTCGGCGGCAGGGACTCAATACGTGATTCGGCAAAAACGACCACTGGACTGCTGTGCCATACTCGACCACTCGCACCCCGGGAGGGTATCGGTTTCCCTCGCGACAGACCTGGCCGGTACCTACCGGGGCGCGCCACAGCGCGGACACGTCGGCGGGCCGCCCGACGCCGGGAGTGCGAGCCCGCAGTGCTGGCACTCGCCGTCGGGCGCGGTCATCTCCGCCACCGCCGCCCGCGTGGTGCGCCGCACGCCCGCCAGCGTCCCCACGTCCGCGGGCGCGTCGCCGTCCTCGGCGGCGGGGAGCGCGAACCGCGCGCGCTCGGCGACGAACGCCTCGTCGTCCATCGCGTCCGCCAATCCGTCCACGGGGAGCGCCGCGTCCGTGTCGGCGCGTGCGAGCAGGCCGAGCGCCTCCGCGGCGCGGCCGCGAACGTGCACGCGGTCGTCGCTCAGTCGGTCTGCGAGCGCGTCCGCCGCGTCCGCGAGCCGCTCCGGGTGTTCCGTCGCGACCGCGACCAGCGCCGACGCGAGGTGGTAGCGAACGCGCTCGCTCCCGTCGTCGAGGTGGCCGGCGAGCGCCCCCGCGTGGTTGCGGAGTCGGTTCGGGTCGCCGAGCGCGACGCATTCGAGCGCCTGCGCCAGCCGCTCGCGCACCTCCGGCTCGTCGAATTCGAGGCCGACGCGGAGGTCGGCGAGCACGGCCGGCGACGCGACGTCCGGGTGGTCGAGCGCGACGTACCCGAGCGCCTCGGCGCACCGCGCGCGAACGAAGTAGAACTCGTCGTCGTCCCGCAACCGGTCTGCGAGCGCGTCCGCCACCGGGCGAACCGCGTCCGGGTCGGCGTCCGCGAGCGCCGCGAACAGCTTCGCCGCGCCCAGCCGGAACGACCGCTCGTCGTCCGTCAGGAACGGAACGACCGCGGCCGCGACCCCGGCGACCGCGCCCGGCCGGTCGTCCGCGAGGTCGCGGAGCGCGTTCAACGCCCGTCGTCGCACCGCCGCGTCGGCGTCCATCACCCGCGCGAGGCCGTCGCTCGCGGCGTCGTACTCGCCGTCCCGGAGAAGCGCTCGCAGTCGGTCGGTCGCTGGCGGGTCGTCCATCGGCCGGTGACTCGTTCGTTCGCGTCCGCCGCCTTCAACGCTCGGGTTCCCGCGTCACGTCTGACTCTGATAGAGGCGCACGACGATGGCGACCCCGACGAACAGGTCGGGCAGGAAGCCGAACACCCCGATGTCCGGCCGCGGACTGAACCCAACTCAGGAATTCTATATCCCGAAATACGATTTATCGGATGGCGCGCGAGCCGGCGGCTCACCGGTGGAGAACGAGAGAATTCGACGTTCTAGACCGCGGTGGAGTCGATTCCGTTGATGCGCACGAACCCGAATCCGCACTCGGGGCAGTACCACTTCGTCTTCAGTCCGAGGTGGAGGTGCGTCGCGGCGGCGCGGTAGAACTCGCGCTCCTCGTCGCACTCCGGACACTCGTGGTCGAGTTCACGGGCCATACTCGGCGTCTCGAACCGTGTCGTGTTGAATCGTTCGGTCCGTCCGACCATTCAATACTCGGGCGTCCGAGGACTCGCGTGATGGCCGACTCCCCGGACTCCCTGGACGCGTTCCGCCAGTTCGCGGCGCTCGAACGCGGCGTGCTCGTCGTCTCCGTGGCGATGTTCGCGTTCAGCCTCGCGTTCCAGATGACCAGCCGGTACGTCCCCGAGTACCTCACCGTGCTCGGCGCGAGCGCCGGCGTCGTCGGCCTCTACGGGAGCGTCGGCAACCTCGTGAGCGCCGTCTACCCCTACCCCGGCGGCCGGCTCTCCGACCGCATCGGGTCGCGGCGCGCGCTCACGCTGTTCGGCGCGCTCTCCACGCTCGGCTTCCTCGTCTGGTGGGCCGCCCCCCGCCTCGCCACTCCGACCGTCCCCGCGTGGCTCTGGATATTCCTGGGGTTGTTCCTCACGCAGGCGTGGAAGTCGCTCGGCCTGGGCGCGACGTTCGCTATCGTGAAGCAGAGCGTCGCGCCCGACCGCCTCGCCACGGGGTTCGCGAGCACGGAGACGTTCCGCCGCACCGGCTTCCTCCTCGGGCCGCTGCTCGCCGCCGCCGTGCTCGCCGTCGTCGCGGACTTCACCGCGGGGTTCCGGTGGGTGCTCCTCGTCGGCGTCGCGTTCGCCCTGCTCGCCACCCTCGGCCAGCACTGGCTGTACGACGCCAGCCGGGACTCCCTCGGGAAGTCCTTCTCGGGCGTGTCGAGCGTGCTCGACGACCTCCGCGGCCTCCCGCGCGAACTCCGCCCGCTCCTCGTCGCGGACACGCTCGTCCGCTTCGGGAACGGCATGGTGTACGTGTTCTTCGTGCTCGTCGTCACCGACCTCCGCGCCGTCTCCTTCAGGGCGTTCGGCGTCACCCTCGCCCCGGCGGCGTTCTTCGGCGTCCTGCTCGCCGTCGAGATGGCCGTCGCGCTCCTCAGCATGCTCCCCGTCGCCCGGCTCGCCGACCGTGTCGGCCTCAAACCTGTCGTCGCGCTCGGGTTCGCGGTGTACGCCGTCTTCCCCGTCCTCCTCGTGTTCGCGCCCGCCAGCCAGTGGGTGTTCGTCGCGCTGTTCGCGTTCTCCGGCCTCCGGTTCGCCGGCCTGCCCGCGCACAAGGCGCTCATCGTCGGCCCCGCCGCCCGCGACGAGGGCGGGAGCACCACCGGCGCGTACTACCTCGTGCGGAACGTCGTCGTGGTTCCGAGCGCGCTCCTCGGCGGCCTGCTCTACGACCACGACCCCGTTCTCGCGTTCACCGTCGCGTCCGTCGTCGGGTCGTTCGGCGTGCTCTACTTCCTCGCCCGCGGCGAACGCTTCCACCCAGAATAAACCACATTCGACTATACAGAAAAGCCGGGCGCGGGCGCAGACAGTAACGCCTTTAATTCTTTAGGCCACCCTAAACCGTATGGCTCCGAACCCGGACGACCAGACCGACACGACGCGCAGGAGATACCTCGCATCCGCCGGTGCGCTCGCCGGCAGCGCCCTGCTCGCCGGCTGTCAGAGCGGGAGCGACACGACGACCTCCAGCACGGACGCCACGACCGAGGCGACGACGGACGCCACCACGCAGGCGACCACCGACGAGAGCGGGCCGTACTCGGTGTCGATGGCTCCCGTCGGCGACGTCGAGTTCGAGGAACCGCCGTCGAACGTGATGGTGTACAGCCTCCTCTACGCGGACATGGCGGTCGCGTACGGCTACGGCGACGCCGTGAACTCCCTCGGATTCAGCACGAACGCCGCCGGCTCCCTCCACGCCTACTACGATCAGCTCGACGGCGTCTCCTTCGACCAGTCCGGCCTCACCCAGCTGAATCAGGGCGGCTCCGGCATCACCGTGGACAAGGAGGTGTTCTACGACCTCAACAGCGACCTCCACCTCATCGACCCCGCGCTCGTCGTCTCCTTCGACGGCTGGGACATCGGCGACGTGGAGGAGATTCGGGACAACGTCGCGCCCTGGTTCGGGAACGTCCTCAGCCGCCGGAACACCGAACCCCCGGAGGCGTACGCGGACTCCTACGAGTACTACACGCTCTGGGAGATAGCGGAGACGGTCTCCCAGGTGTTCCAGGCGCAGGAGCGCTACGACGCGCTCGCCGCGATTCACGACGACATGCTCGCGACGATTCAGTCCGGCCTCCCGCCGGAGTCCGAGCGCCCGACCGTCGCGTCCGTCATCTTCATCGACGGCACCTTCTACCCCTCCAAGTTCAACGCCGACGGGTTCGCGCACGCCCACACTCGGCCGATGCAGGCCCCGGGCGCGTTCACGGAGAGCGACGTGTCCTACCAGTCCGCGTACGACTACGAGACGATGCTCGAAGTCGACCCCGACGTCATCATCAACCGCTACAGCTACTCCTACTACGACATCGCGAGCGTCCGCCAGAGCCTCGAAGAGAACGAGGTCGGAAGTCGGCTCACCGCGGTGCAGAACGACCGCGTGTACGCGGGCGGCAACCCCCTCCAGGGGCCCGTGATGAACCTCTTCCAGCTGGAGATGACTGCCAAGCAACTGTACCCCGAGCAGTTCGGCGAGTGGCCGGGCTACGACGGCGGCCCCTACCCCGAGATTCCCGAAGACGAGCAGTTGTTCGACCGCGACGAGGTCGCGGCCATCATGACCGGCGAGTTCTAGTAGCCGACGCCGACGTTCTCGTGGACGAACGCCTCGTTTTCGAGTTCGTCCACGAACGCGACCGCGAAGTCCTCCATCGTGATGTAACTGTCTCCCTCGTCGTCCGCGACGAGTTCGTCCACGTTCGTTCTGTATTCGCCGGTGCGCTCGCCGGGTTCGATCATCGCCGCGGGCGCGACGTACGTCCACGCGATGTCGTCGGCGTCCCGGAGGCGCTCCAGGGCGTCGATAGCGGAGCGCGCGAGGCCCTCCCAGTCGTCCGGGAACTCCTCGGTGTCAACGAGCAGGGTGTCGGGCGCGACGCGCAGGCCGCCCGCGCCGCCCGTCCACACGAGGCGCTCCACGTCCGCGCGCCGCATCCCCGCGAGCACGGCGTCCATCATCTCGGGGAGCACGTCCGGCGTCTCGCTTCCGGCGGGGCCGAGCGCGGACGCGACGGCGTCGTGGCCGGCGGCGAGCCGCGCTACCTCGTCGGGGTCGGTGGCGTCACCGACGACGCTCGTGAAGTCCTCGTCCTCGATATCGTCTACGCCGCTCCGGGAGACGCCGGTGACCGCGTGGCCGCGGTCGAGGAGTTCGTTCGTGATTCGGTGGCCGATGCGTCCGCTCGCGCCGAGCAGTAGTACGCGCATACCCGAGGATTCGTCGCGCGGGTGAAAGGAGTTCGCGAGTGAGCGCGCGCTGCCGGCTTCAGGGCGCGAGCCGGTTCGGGTCGCGCGGGAACAGGATCGCTTCCTTGATGTTGTCGAGGTCGCAGACCTGCTGGACGAGCCGGTCGATTCCGAGGCCGTACCCGCCGTGGGGCGGCGTGCCGTAGCTCAGCGCGTCGAGGTAGAACTCGAAGTTCGACTCGTCCACGCCTTCCGCCTGCATCATCTCACGCATCGCATCGACGTCGTGCTGGCGCTGGCCGCCCGAGGAGAGCTCCTGGCCCTTGTAGATGAGGTCGAACTTCCGGGACGCGATGTCGTCGCCCTCGACGTTCTGCATGTAGTAGAACTTCTCGTCGGGGTAGCCGACGACGAAGAACGCGGGATGGCCCTGTTCTTCGAAGTACTCGCCGAGCAGTTTCTCGCCCTTCGTGTCGAGGTCGGTCGGGTCGTCCGGGAAGTGCCCGAACTCGTCTTCGAGGATGTCGAGCGCCTCGTCGAACGTGATGCGCGGGAAGTCCTCGTCGGGAACCGTGAGGTCGACGCCGAGTTCGTCGAGTTCGTGTTCGGCGTGCTCCGCGACCTGTTCCAGGGCGTACCGGAGGCTCTCCTCCTGCACGTCCATCACGTCGTCGTGGTCTTCGATGTACGCGAGTTCGACGTCGAACATCGCGATTTCGGAGACGTGGCGGCTCGTCGCGAAGTCCTCCGCGCGGAACGCCGTGCCCGTCTCGTATATCTTGTCGAAGCCCGACGCCATCAGAATCTGCTTGTAGAGCTGAGGGCTCTGAGAGAGGAAGGCTTCCTCCTCGTAGTAGACGACGGGGAACAGTTCCGCGCCGCCCTCCGCGCCGCCCTTCGAGATGAGGGGCGTGTCCACGTCCACGAATCCCTCGCGCTCGAACCAGTCCTCCATCGCGTCCATCAGCACGGACTTCAGGGTGAAGATGGCCTTCACTTCCGGCTGGCGGAGGTCGATGCCGCGGTTGTCGAGGCGGGTGGAGAGGTCGGCCTCGACGTCCTTCGAGATTTCGAGCGGGAGCGGCGCGTCCGCCTCGTCGATGAGTTCGAGCGATTCGGGGACGAGTTCGACGCCGCCCGGCGCTTGCCCGGACTCCGTGACTTCGCCCTCGATGCGAACCACGTCCTCCGCGCCGAGGTCTTCCGCGTCCTCGAACAGGGCGGGTTCGCGGTCTTCCTTGAACACGGCCTGCAGGAGGCCTTCGCGGTCGCGGACGATGACGAAGACGAGGCCGCCGAGGTCGCGGAGTTCGTGGACGTGCCCCGCGATGGCGACGGTCTCGCCGTCCATCTCCGGCGTCACGTCGCCGGTGTAGGTGCGGTCTATCATCTACAGTCGCGTAGTCTACTCGTCCACTTGACTACTGCTATCTCGCCCGGAAACTTCTATGTGGCCGGCCACCCCAGAACGAGGTATGAGTGACCTCGTGCTGTACTCGCTCGACGGCTGTCCGTACTGCGAGAGGGTGCACGACGCCCTCGACGAGCACGACATCGACTACGAGACGAAGTGGGTGGAGGGCCTGCACTCGAAGCGTAACGAGGTCAAGCGCGTGAGCGGCCAGCGCGCCGTGCCCGTCATCGTGGACGACGACCGGGGCGTGACGATGGCCGAGAGCAGTAACATCGTGGAGTACGTCGAGCGGACGCTCGCGCCGCGGGCGGAGGCCTAGGATGAAGATTTACACGAAGCGGGGGGACGAGGGGAAGACCGACCTCCGGGACATGTCGCGGGTGTCGAAGACGAGCCACCGAATCGAGGCGTACGGCACCGTGGACGAGGTGAACTCGCTGGTCGGGACGGTGCGGCCGACGGGCTACGAGGACGTGGACGACTGGCTGGAGACGATTCAGAACCACCTGCACGTGGTGCAGGCCGACCTCGCGAACCCCGAACCCGAGGAGGACGACCCCGTCGTCGAGGACGACCACACCGCGCAGGTGGAGGCGTTCATCGACACCGCGGAGGAGGAACTGGAGCCCTTACAGCGCTTCATCCTCCCCGGGGGGAGCGAGCCGGGGGCGAAACTCCATCACGCGCGGTCGGTGTGTCGGCGCGCGGAGCGCCGCGTCGTCGCGCTCGCGGGCGAGGAGGAGATAAACGAGGAGGCGGTCGCGTACCTGAACCGGCTCTCGGACGCCCTGTTCGAGTTCGCGAGGCTCGTGAACGCCCGCGAGGGCGTGCCCGAGGAGTCGCCTACGTACTGAGGCCCACGGTCTCTCGGTTCTTCACGTCGGCGTAGCCGTCGGCGGTGAGTTTGAGCGCGGGCACGCCGACGAACGTGAGCGTCTGGAGCGCGAGGAACGGCCGGTCGGCGGTGACGCCGAGGTTCCGGAGGGCTTCCTCGACCGCGCCGATGTGTTGTTCGGTCTCCGTCACGTCCCGCGTGGTGCAGAAGCCGTAGAGCGGCGCGGGGAGTTCCGTGACGACTTCGCCCTCCTCGACGACGACCCAGCCGCCGCCGAGTTCCGCGAGCCGGTCGGCCGCGGTTCGCATATCGGCGTCGTTCGCGCCGACGGCGAGCACGCCCGCGGTCTCCCACGTGATGGTGGTCGCGACCGCGCCCGCGTCCATTCCGACGCCGGTGAGGAAGCCGACGAACCCGCCTCGATTCGCGGGACTCCGGTCGTAGAGCGCGGCTTTCAACACGTCGTTGTCGGGGTCTGCGTGGAGTTCGTCGTCGCGCACGCTCGGGGAGACGGTGGTTTCTGCGGTGAGGAGGCCGCCCTCGTGTTCGATGGCGCGAACGGCCGCCGGGTCGTCGGGGGCCGGGACGGCGAGGAAGTCGTCGGGCAGGCGTGGCGTGGTGTCGTACGCGTGCTCGGGGTAGTCGTGGGGCCGCGGGCCGACCTGGAGGTCGTGGGTGTCCACGACGACCTCGCCGCCGGCGACGACAGTCGAAACGTCCACGTCGTCGAGGGAGTCGAGGACGAGAATGTCGGCGTCCGCGCCGGGCGCGAGCGTCCCCTTCCCGTCGAGTCCGAAGTGTTTCGCGGGCGTGAGGGTCGCCATTCGGAGGGCGTCCACGGGTTCGACGCCTTCCTCGATGGCGCGCTCGACGGCGGCGTCCATCGCGCCGTCCACGAGGTCGCGCGGCCACGTCCCATCGGTGGACAGCGAGAAGTCCGCGTCCCCGACTTCGGCGTAGGCGTCGCCGAGCGCGGCGGCGTCGTCGCGGATGGTGCCGACGCGCGCGATGCTGTGGATGCCGTTCTCGACGCGGGCGACGTGGTCGCGGCCGCTGATGGACTCGTGGTCGTCGTCCACGAGCGTGGCGAGTTCCGCGAGCGCGTCGCCGCGGCAGCCGGCGGCGTGGGAGCCGACGGTCTTCCCGCGGTCGTGCGCGGCGTCGTAGAGGTCGTGGACGGGGCTTTCGTGGTTGACGGCGTGAATCCACGCGGCTTCCCCGACGCCGACGACGCGGTCGCGGTCGAGCGCGGCGGCGAGGTCGTCCGGACTGCAGAGCGGACTGGTGAACGTGTCGAGACACGGCCCGGGCGGGACGGTCGCGTAGACGGAGACGGGGAGGTCGCGGGTGGCGTCGAGCATCGCGTCCACGGCGTCCGCGCCCGCGAGTTCGCCCCAGGACGCGAGTTCGGTGACGAGCGTGGTGGTGCCGCCGCGGAGCGCGTACTGGTAGGCGTAGTCGAACGCCTGGTGGAGGTCGAGGTGGGTGTGGGCGTCCACGAACCCGGGGACGACGGCTTTCTCGCTCGCTTCGACGACGGTGGTGCCGGGGCCGGTGACGCGGTCGGGGTCGTCGGTGAGCGCGGCGACGGTGTCGTTCACGACGGCGACGGCGACGGCGTCGAACTGGCGGGTTTCGGGGCGGTAGACGCGGCCGCCGCGGACGACGAGGTCGGCGTGCTGGTCGCCGCGTGCGACGCGCTGGACGGCGCTCGCGGAGCCCTCCGTGTCGGACATGAGAAGTGGGTGTCCCGGCGGCGTGAAAGCGGTTGTGATAGCCGCCGGGGTGGGACAGACAACGCCGGAGTGATGCCAACCGACGCTAGTTTTAGGCACGCCTAACAACGACTAAAGCGTTCCGATTTAGGCTGGCCTAAAATACGCCACAAGGGTTTTCTCCGAGAGAAGCCTCCCTACAACTATGAACGAACGCTTCCAGGACGCCCGCCACCACGTCGAACGCGCCGTCACGAACGCCCGCGAAGGCCTCGAAGACGAGTTCGAGGACATCGAGAACCGCGTCCGCGAACTCGTCGGCAAGGAGACAGAACCCGAACCCAGTCGCGTCGAAAACCTCAAGCGAGACCTCAAGGGTCTCGAACAACGAGCCGAAGGCGACGCACGCGCCGCCCTCAAGAAAGCCCGCGACCGCCTCGACAACACTCGCTCCGAATAAGCAGTCTTAAGTTTTCCACCCGACTACGAGTGAGTGCGGGTCGGTGGTCTAGTTCGGTTATGACGGCTCCTTCACACGGAGCAGGCCGGCGGTTCAAATCCGCCCCGACCCACTTCTGCCGCGAACGAACCGTGAGCGACGAATTCGTGCGGGGCGGACGCTTCGAACTCAGCGAGTCGTAGCGCGAACAGCGTGAGCGACCGTCTCGCGCTGGTTCCGGAATCCGCCTCGCCCCACTTCTGGCGAGGTGGATGCGGCGTTCTGATTGTCGAGTGCAGGTGTTTGAGTGCGTGCGTTCGCGTCTATTAGTCTGTGGCGTCCGGCGGTGTGTTCATTCGCTCCAGTAGGCTGCGAGCGCGAGTGCGAGTGCGACGCCGGTGGCGAACGCGATGGCGAGCGTTGTGGCGTTGATGGCGTCCCGGTACTGCCAGCAGAGGACGCCCGCGGCGGCGAAGTTGGCGCTTCCCCAGAGGACGTTCACGACGGGGCTGGAGTCCGGGCCGGCGGGCGTCATGTGTCTCGTTCCGGTGACGCCTTGTACGAAGTGTGGGATGCTGTTCGTTCCGAGGAGTCCGACACCTGCGAACGCTGCGAGCGCGGCGAGCGTCGTCATGGTGTCTCATCGGGAGTCTGCGGTATAGGTGTTTGTTCGATTGGGTGTCTCGCGGACGCGATGGTTTCCGACAATTTTTGTCGGTGGAGCGCGGTTGGTGTGGTATGCCTAGTCGTGGTTCTGCTGGTGGGTCGCGTGCGCGGTTGCCCGAGGTGGTGCCGTTCGAGGTGTCTCGGGTGTCGCGCGAGAACTGGGAGAACGGGTCGCGCGTCGCCGACGCGGACGCGTCGTCGCTCCGCGGACGGTGGGGCACCGTGGGGGCGTCGTGGGAGGTGTCGGTGTTCGTGGCGACCCGGGAGACGGTGTTGTTGCGGGTGCGGACGCCGGTGGGACGGGAGCGGTTCTACGAGACGACGCAGCGGGACGTGCAGGGCGTGGTGACGGCGCTCGACGCGTCGTCGCGCTGGCGGCGGTTGGATTAGGTTTCGTCGGTGAGGCCGCGGCGGATGGCGCGGACGAGGTCTTCGATTTCGTCGGGTTCGGCGTCGAGGCTGAGGTCGAGGCTGAGCGCGAGCGCGTCGCTTCCGGGGCGGGTGCCTGGGTCGGTGTTCACGTCGAGCGCGTCGCTCGCGAGGAGCGAGGTCACCAGGCTGTCGAGCGATTCGTCCGTGTCGGCGTCGGGGAGGCGGTAGGTGTCGTCGTCGCGTTCGAGAACGCCAGTCCAGACGTAGAGGTCGAGGAGGGTGTGGAGGCCGGTGTCGGCGCGGCCCTCGGGTTCGTGGTCGGTGAGTGCGGCGAGGAGGGCGTGCAGGCGCTCCTCGCCGAGCGAGTTGTCGCGGAGGAGGCCGCGCACGTCCGCGGTGGGCGGCCAGTCGTCGAGGAGGCGGCGGGCGTGCTCGCGCGCGGCGTCGGTGTCGCCGTCCCGGAGCGCGGTCGCGAGGCGCTCGCCGGCGTCGGTGAGTTCGTGTTGCTGGCCGTCGGGGTCGAGGACGCCGAGTTCTTCGAGGAACGGCGTCTGTCGGCCGACGGCGTCGCTCACGTCGAGTTCGTCCGCCACGTCCTTCGTGTACACCGGGTCGTCGGCCGCGCCGGCCTCGGCCCAGCCGGCGATAACGTCCAGGAGCGTGTCGCGGTCGACGCCCTTCGGAATCGCGTGCTCACCCATGGCAGGGGGTTCCGGCGCGCGCGACAAAAAGCGGGCGGCCGCCCGCGCCCTAGACGGGGGTGTGGGTGGCGCGGTAGCCGCGTTCGTCCGCGTCGAGCGCGTCGATGTCGCTGACGGCGTAGAGCTGGATGTCGCGTTCGCGCTTGGTGCGGACGGGGAAGTCGTAGTTCGCGGCGGCGTACGCGAGGTCGTCGTCGGTTCGCTCGACGTACGCGCGGTGGGCGTCGAGGCGTTCCCGGGCGACGGTGCGGGACTGCGCGGGAACCTCGGTGACGGCGTCCGCGTATCGCTCGACGAGACTGGTGTCGAGTTCGTAGCCGACGGAGTTCCGGGCGGCGCACATCGCCGCGGTCGTGGTGGTGCCGGTTCCCCAGAACGGGTCGAGCACGAGGTCGTTCCGGGTCGAGTACATGTTCACGAGGCGGTAGGGGAGTTCGAGCGGGAACGCGGCGGAGCGCTCGCGCGCGGCGTCCTCGATGGGCTGGAGTTCGCCCGTCACGTCCGTCCAGAGGTCGCTGAACCACTCGTTGCGTTCCTCCCAGAAGTACGCGGACGCGTACCGGTCGTCGTCCATCGGCTCGAACTCGCGTTTCTCGCCCTTCCGGAAGACGAGGACGTACTCGTGTTCGAGCGTGACGTACGCGTTCGGCGGGAGCATCCCACTTCCCATGAACTTCGCGGCGCTGTTCGTCGGTTTCCGCCAGACGATTTCGGGGAGCGGGCTGAGGCCGCGGGCCGCGAGCGCGCTCGTGACCCGGGAGTGGTTCGGGTAGACGCGGAACTCGCCGAGGGTGCGCGTGGCGTCCCCGACGTTCACGCACGCGATACCGCCGTCGGTGAGGACGCGCGCGACCTCGTCCCAGACGCCGTCCAGTTGGGCGTGCATCGACTCGAACGCGCGCTGGCCGTCGCCGGCGTCGAGCGCGTCACCCACCGCGGGGTCGCGCTCCCGGAAGAGTTCGTCCCACATCTCTATCATCGGGTACGGCGGCGACGTGACGACGAGATCCACCGAGCCGTCGGGGAGACGGGCCATGTCGCGGGCGTCCGCGGCGAGCGTGCGGTGGGTGGTCTGCATTCGTTCGTAGTCGTCGCGCCCGCCCTATGGTGTTTTCCTCTCCGCCAGCCCCGCGACCTGGAGGAGGCGGAGGACGCCGAGGTAGAGCGTGCAGGCGGCGATGACGAGGATGCCGAGGAGCGAGACGAGCGCGGACAGCGGGACGAACCGCGCCTCGAACCGATAGTACCCGAGGTTTCCCGCGGCGACCGCGACGATGGCCGCGACCGCGGCGACGGTGATGAGGGAGAGCCCGGAGAGCACGATGGCGGCGATCCACGGGTGGACGAACCGGTCGAGGAACGCGCGAACCGAGCCGAGCACGGACATGGTAGCGGGTACGCGGGCCGGGGAGAAGTGTGATGTGGTTTCGCTGGCGGGACAACGCGCCTAAGTGTCGGCGCGACGCAGTCTCGGTATGGACTCGCGGCTCTCCCGGGAGAACGCGCTCCTCCACCGCGTGTGCGACCGCCTCGTAGAGGCGTCCGACCGAACCGGCCTCGAAGACGGCGTCTGCGAGGCGGTCGCGGGCGTCGAGGGCGTGTCGTACGCGTGGCTCGGGACGCGGCGGATGACCGAGGCCGTCGAACCGCGGGCGGCCGCGCCGCCCGACGACGACTTCGAGCGCGCGCTGGAACCGACCGCCGGCGGGGACGACGGCCCGGTCGGGCGCGCGCTCGCCGACCGCGAACCCGTGGTCTCCGACGCGACCGCCCTCCCCGACGCCGAACGCCGTGACGCCGCGACCGCTCGCGGAACCGAACGCGTCGCGGCCGTCCCGCTCCTGTGGAGCGACGCGCTCTACGGCGTCCTCGTCGCGCACGCACCCCGGAAGGGCGCGTTCACGGGCGAGTTCGTGGGCGTGCTGGCCGAGGTCGGGACGCTCGTCGGCGCGGCGCTCGCCGCGTCGGAACGCCGCCGCCGCCTCCACGCGGGCCGCCTCGTCGAACTCGACCTCCGCGTCACCGACCGCGGGCGCTTCCCCTACGACGCGACCCGCGACCTCGACTGTCGCGCGACGATGCTCGGGTACACGGACGACGACGGCGCGTTCACGGTGACGTTCGGCGTCACCGGGCCGGACGCGACCGCGGGGCGCGTCCGCGCCGCCACGGACGACGCGACCGTGACCGTCTCGGAACCCGCGTCCGGCGGCGTGGTCGCGGAGACCACGCGCTCCGCGGACTCCGTGCTCGGCGCGCTCGCGGACGTGGGCGCGACACTCTCCGACGGCGCGGTGGAGAACGGCACCGCCCGAATCACGGTTCGCCTCGCGCCCGGCGCGACCATCCCCGCGGTCATCGACCGCGTGGACGCCATCGCCGCCACCGTCTCCGTCGCGTCGAAACGCG from Salarchaeum japonicum carries:
- a CDS encoding helix-turn-helix domain-containing protein; translated protein: MDSRLSRENALLHRVCDRLVEASDRTGLEDGVCEAVAGVEGVSYAWLGTRRMTEAVEPRAAAPPDDDFERALEPTAGGDDGPVGRALADREPVVSDATALPDAERRDAATARGTERVAAVPLLWSDALYGVLVAHAPRKGAFTGEFVGVLAEVGTLVGAALAASERRRRLHAGRLVELDLRVTDRGRFPYDATRDLDCRATMLGYTDDDGAFTVTFGVTGPDATAGRVRAATDDATVTVSEPASGGVVAETTRSADSVLGALADVGATLSDGAVENGTARITVRLAPGATIPAVIDRVDAIAATVSVASKREIDRGDATYTGALDALTDRQRTVLTAAYENGYFEWPRDASGDDLAAALDIAPATFHQHLRAAHRNLLDELLAD